The following proteins are encoded in a genomic region of Emys orbicularis isolate rEmyOrb1 chromosome 19, rEmyOrb1.hap1, whole genome shotgun sequence:
- the LOC135891617 gene encoding CD209 antigen-like protein C has product MQPHGSYHKWDNSEEVELSMQGASCAPGRGGKALCLPNCSQGKAIAILYVLLAICIAVVTALIVVNRGKLSQGLAEAQLYRDTIERDAKRNLSDHQDYLELKMSKEFNVFNSRLLNVSKEMAGVRLGIKAIQADNVKGPSHLQDAIEIRNLTHSMSKELAEVRRDHDRLQEVLSRVQEELQNITEIICTTCPPGWQHFEKNCYFFSTSTKSWLDAKQFCTSQESHLVIVNNKQEQTFLSNQLIEPDVYWLGLSDSAKEGEWRWVDDSPLSVRFWGPGEPNNVGQHGEDCVHLRFDGKWNDATCSLTHYWICERQC; this is encoded by the exons ATGCAGCCGCACGGCTCCTACCACAAATGGGACAACTCAGAAGAGGTGGAACTCTCAATGCAGGGAGCGAGCTGCGCACCTGGGAGAGGTGGTAAAG CTCTTTGTCTCCCTAACTGCTCCCAAGGAAAGGCCATTGCCATCCTGTATGTCCTGCTGGCGATTTGCATTGCAGTGGTCACAGCTCTCATCGTGGTGAACCGTGGGAAAT TGTCCCAGGGTCTTGCCGAAGCCCAGCTGTATCGAGATACGATAGAAAGAGATGCCAAGAGAAATCTGTCAGATCACCAGGACTATCTAG AGTTGAAGATGTCCAAAGAATTCAACGTGTTTAACAGTCGACTTCTTAATG TGTCCAAGGAGATGGCTGGGGTTAGGTTGGGGATTAAGGCAATCCAAGCTGATAATGTGAAAGGCCCATCACATCTCCAGGACGCCATAG AGATAAGGAACCTAACGCACAGTATGTCGAAGGAGCTGGCTGAGGTGAGAAGGGACCATGACAGACTCCAGGAGGTCttgagcagggtgcaggaggagttacAGAACATCACAG AAATCATCTGCACAACATGTCCACCTGGCTGGCAGCATTTTGAGAAAAATTGCTACTTCTTTTCAACATCGACTAAATCCTGGTTGGATGCTAAGCAGTTCTGTACCAGTCAAGAGTCTCATCTAGTTATTGTTAACAACAAACAGGAACAG ACGTTTTTGTCAAACCAACTCATTGAGCCCGATGTGTACTGGCTGGGCCTCAGCGACTCAGCAAAGGAAGGGGAGTGGCGCTGGGTGGATGACAGCCCCCTGTCTGTCAG GTTCTGGGGGCCCGGGGAACCCAACAATGTTGGGCAGCACGGGGAGGACTGTGTCCACCTGCGCTTCGACGGGAAGTGGAACGATGCCACCTGCTCCTTGACTCATTACTGGATCTGCGAACGGCAGTGCTAG